Within the Corallococcus exiguus genome, the region CATCGCGGTGGCGTGGTTCTCCACGCAGGACTCGTCGGACCAGGTGCTGCAGCACTACCGCAAGGTCATCCTGGACGAGGGCCTGCCCGTCGTGGGCGTGCGCTTCAACGACAACGCCGGCTACGTGGGTTACTGGGTCCCGAAGGATGACGAGGTGCGGCTGATGTCCACGCTGCACCAGGGGGGCGAAACCCTGGTCTTCGTCTCCTCGGCGCGCATGCGCAACTACCTGGAGCGCGCCGGCCGGGTGCCCTCGGGCGTCCCGGTGCCCCGGGGCCTTCAGGACGTGGCGTCCCTGTCCCTGCGGATGGAGGGCGCCACCAGCATCACCGTGTCGGGCCGGGTGCCTGACACCACGCTCTCCGAAGCGGAGCAGGCCTACCGCGCGCAGCTGCGCGACCAGGGCTGGAGCGTGACGGAGGCCCGTGAAGAGGAGGGCTTCCAGGAGACCCAGCTGAGCCTGACGCGCACGGGGCTGCGCGGACAGGCCACCTTGAGACAACCTGCCGCGCAGCAGTCGGTGGACTTCCACCTGTCCCTGATGCGGGCCCAGGCCGCGCCGTGAACCCGGCGCGCGGAGAGTGACGAGTGATGAAGCGTTTCAAGAACCCGGTCCTGGCCCTGTCCCTGAGCGTGGGCGCGCTGCTGTGGGCCCCGCAGGCCTTCGCCGCTGGCCCCAGCTGCGAGCGCCGCTGCGCGGACGACAAGGCGAAGTTCGAGAAGGTCTGCAAGGAGAAGGCGAAGAACGCCATCCCCTACTGCATGAAGGTCGCCGGCCAGGCGCGCGACAAGTGCATGAACCAGTGCCGCACGGGAAAGAAGGGCGGCGGCGACACGAAGATGGAGGCGCCCGGTGAAGAAGACGCGCACTAGCCTGAAGCAGGCCCTCCAGCGTGGCCAGGCCATGTCGGAGTACGGCGTCATCACGGCGGCGTTCTTCGGCTTCACCGTGATGAGCTGGCCGTTCCTCGTCCAGTTGCTGCGGGCCCTCAACACCTACTTCCAGTCCATCTACTACATCATCCAGTCGCCCATCCCCTGACGCCGGGGACGGGCGGCCGGAAGCGGCTCAGGGCTTCACGGTGGTGACGAACACCGCCTTGCCGCCCTCCACCTTCATCACCACGGCCTGCTTCACCGCGTCGCGGTTGGCGTCCAGGTTGATGGTGCCCGCCACGCCCGGGAAGTCCTTCGTGGACGCGATGGCATCTCGCAGCGCGGGGCCCGAAGTGTCCGGCGCGCGCTTCATCGCATCCACCAGCAGGCGCGCGGCGTCGTACGCCAGCACCGCCACGCTGTCCGGCACGCTGCCGTAAGCGGCCTTGTACGTCTTCAGGAAGTTCTGCACGACGGGGTCCGGGTTGTCCGGCGAGTAGTGGTTGGAGAAGTAGCTGCCCTCCAGCGCGGAGCCGCCCAGCTCGTACAGCTTGTCGGAGTCCCAGCCGTCACCGCCCAGCAGCGGCACGCGCAGGCCCACCTCACGCGCCTGCCTCGCGATGATGCCCACGTCCGTGTAGTAGCCCGGGACGAACACCGCCTCCGGCTTCAGGTTCTTGATGGACGTGAGCTGCGCGCGGAAGTCCGTGTCGCCCTTGGAGTAGCTCTCGTTGCCGACGATGGTGCCGCCGAACTCCTTGAACTTCTGGTTGAAGACCTCCGCCAGCCCCACGGAGAAGGCGCTCTTGTTGTCGGTGAGCACCGCGACCTTGGACAGCTTCAGGTTCTCCCGCGCGAACTTCGCCATCACCAGGCCCTGGAACGGGTCGATGAAGCAGACGCGGAAGATGTAGTCGCCCCTCTTCGTCACCTCCGGGCTGGTGGAGGTGGGCGTAATCATGGGCACCTTCCCCGCCTGCGCCTTGTCCGCCATGGCCATGGACACGGACGACGCGGCTTCACCCAGCAGCGCCACCACCTTGTCCTGCGCGATGAGGCGCGTGGCGGCCTGGGCGCCTTCCTCCGGCCGGCCCTGGCTGTCGTAGACGCGCACCACCAGCTTCTGGCCGCGCACGCCGCCCGCGGCGTTGGCCTCCTGCAGCGCCAGGTCGATGCCGTTGCGCGCGGAGATGCCGAAGGTGGCCTCGGAGCCGGTGAGGCTGCCCACCTCGCCAATGAGGATGCTGCCCGCCGGCGGAGGTCCCGGCGGAGCGGCCGTGGCGCCACCCTCTTGCGTGGCGGGCGCGGGCGCGGGGGCCGGGGCGGACTTCTTCTCACAACCCACCAGGGCCAGGGCCAGCGCGGTGAGCAGGAGGGGGAGGGAACGGCGCATCGGTGGGGCTCCTCGGGGGGAGACGGACTCAAAAAGCGGACGGCTCCACCCTAGCTTGCTCGGTGGAGTGCGGCGAACCCACACCCGACGTAACGGGCAGGGAAGCGCTCTGGATTTGAATGTGGACTGAACAGGTCCACATTACATAAGAGGCCGTCGCGGGCATCGGGCCCGCGGACAGCCACAGGAGACACCCCTACATGCTCCGGATGAGCAAGATGACCGACTACGGCATCGTGCTGATGACCGAGCTGGCGCGCGCGGACGGGGAAACCCGCACCACGCGAGAGCTGGCGGCGCGCACGCATGTCGCCCTTCCGTCCGCGAGCAAGGTCCTGAAGGGCCTGTTGCAGGCGGGGCTGGTGGTGTCGCACCGGGGGGCGAATGGCGGCTACGGCCTGGCGCGTCCGGCGGAGGCCATCTCGCTGGCGGAGCTGGTGTCCGCGCTGGAGGGGCCGGTGTCCCTCACGGAGTGTGGCCAGCACCAGGGCAAGCCCGCGGGCCCCTGCGAGCTGGAATCCGTCTGCCAGGTGCGAGGCCACTGGCGCCTCATCAACCAGGCCATCCAGGAAGCGCTGGGGAAGCTGACGCTCGCGGACCTGCGCGCGCCCGCGCCCCGCATGCCGGAGCGGCTGGTGGGCCTGGGCCTGCCGGCGTCCATCAGCGCTCCCGCTTCCGTCACGGGAGTCCGCTCATGAGCACCACCGAAACCATCCAGGAACTCACCCGCAAGGGCTACCAGGCGGGCTTCGTCACCCAGGTGGAGTCGGACACGCTGCCGCCCGGCCTGGACGAGGACGTCATCCGCGTCCTGTCCGCGAAGAAGAACGAGCCGGCCTTCATGCTGGAGTGGCGCCTGAAGGCGTACCGCCACTGGCTCACGCTGAAGGAGCCGTCGTGGCAGGCGGTGAAGTACAACCCCATCGACTACCAGGCCATCCGCTACTACTCGGCGCCGAAGCAGAAGCCGAAGAAGGACAGCCTGTCGGAGGTCGACCCGGAAATCCTCCGCACCTACGAGAAGCTGGGCATCCCGCTGGAGGAGCAGAAGCGCCTGCAGAACGTGGCGGTGGATGCCGTCTTCGACTCCGTGTCGGTGGCTACGACGTTCCGGGAGAAGCTCTACAAGGCGGGCGTCATCTTCTGCTCGTTCTCCGAAGCGGTGCGCGAGCACCCGGAGCTGGTGGAGCGCTACCTGGGCACGGTGGTGCCCTTCTCCGACAACTTCTTCGCGGCGCTCAACTCCGCGGTCTTCAGCGACGGCTCGTTCTGCTACGTGCCCAAGGGCGTGAAGTGCCCCATGGAGCTGTCCACGTACTTCCGCATCAACGCGGCGGACACGGGCCAGTTCGAGCGCACGCTGCTCATCGCGGATGAAGGCGCCTCCGTGAGCTACCTGGAGGGCTGCACCGCGCCCATGCGCGACACCAACCAGCTGCACGCGGCGGTGGTGGAGCTGGTGGCGCTGGATGGCGCGTCCATCAAGTACAGCACGGTGCAGAACTGGTACCCGGGTGACGCGGAAGGGCGCGGCGGCATCTACAACTTCGTCACCAAGCGCGGCATCGCGCACCAGCGCGCCAAGATTTCGTGGACCCAGGTGGAGACGGGTTCGGCGATTACGTGGAAGTACCCCAGCGTCATCCTCAAGGGGGATGACTCGGTGGGCGAGTTCTACTCGGTGGCGCTCACCAACCACCGGCAGCAGGCGGACACGGGCACGAAGATGGTGCACATCGGGAAGAACACCCGGTCCACCATCGTGTCCAAGGGCATCTCCGCCGGCCGCGGGCAGAACACGTACCGGGGCCAGGTGAAGATGCTCAAGAGCGCGGCGAACGCACGCAACTACACGCAATGCGATTCGCTGTTGCTCGGCGACGAGTGCGGCGCCCACACGCTGCCGTACATCGAGGTGAAGAACGCGACCGCGCAGGTGGAGCACGAAGCGTCCACGTCGAAGATTGGCGAGGACCAGCTCTTCTACTGCCGGCAGCGCGGCATCTCGCAGGAGGACGCGGTGTCGATGATCGTGAACGGCTTCTGCCGGCAGGTCTTCAAGGAGCTGCCCATGGAGTTCGCCGTGGAGGCGCAGAAGCTGCTGGGCGTGAGTCTGGAAGGGAGCGTGGGGTGATGGCGTCGTTGTTGAGCATCCAGGACCTGCATGCCCGCGTGGGCGGCAAGGACATCCTGAAGGGCATCAACCTGGAGGTGGGCGCCGGCGAGGTGCACGCCATCATGGGGCCCAACGGCTCCGGCAAGAGCACGCTCGCGAGCGTGCTGGCGGGGCGTGAGACGTACGAAGTGACGAAGGGCACCGTGCGCTTCGACGGCAAGGATTTGCTGGGCACGCCGCCGGAGGAGCGCGCGAAGGCGGGCGTGTTCCTGGGGTTCCAGTACCCGGTGGAGATTCCCGGCGTGGGCAACCTGCACTTCCTGCGCACGGCGCTCAACGCGCAGCGCCGCGCCAAGGGCGAGGAGGAGCTGGACGCGATGGACTTCCTCTCCCTGGCCAAGGAGAAGGCGAAGCTCGTGCAGTTGGACGCGGCGTTCATGAACCGCTCCGTGAACGAGGGCTTCTCCGGCGGAGAGAAGAAGCGCAACGAGATCTTCCAGATGGCGGTGCTCCAGCCCCGGCTGGCGCTGCTGGATGAGACGGACTCGGGCCTGGACATCGATGCGCTGCGCATCGTCGCGGGTGGCGTGAACGCGCTGCGCGCGAAGGACCGGGCGATCGTGAT harbors:
- a CDS encoding ABC transporter substrate-binding protein, which encodes MRRSLPLLLTALALALVGCEKKSAPAPAPAPATQEGGATAAPPGPPPAGSILIGEVGSLTGSEATFGISARNGIDLALQEANAAGGVRGQKLVVRVYDSQGRPEEGAQAATRLIAQDKVVALLGEAASSVSMAMADKAQAGKVPMITPTSTSPEVTKRGDYIFRVCFIDPFQGLVMAKFARENLKLSKVAVLTDNKSAFSVGLAEVFNQKFKEFGGTIVGNESYSKGDTDFRAQLTSIKNLKPEAVFVPGYYTDVGIIARQAREVGLRVPLLGGDGWDSDKLYELGGSALEGSYFSNHYSPDNPDPVVQNFLKTYKAAYGSVPDSVAVLAYDAARLLVDAMKRAPDTSGPALRDAIASTKDFPGVAGTINLDANRDAVKQAVVMKVEGGKAVFVTTVKP
- the sufB gene encoding Fe-S cluster assembly protein SufB, encoding MSTTETIQELTRKGYQAGFVTQVESDTLPPGLDEDVIRVLSAKKNEPAFMLEWRLKAYRHWLTLKEPSWQAVKYNPIDYQAIRYYSAPKQKPKKDSLSEVDPEILRTYEKLGIPLEEQKRLQNVAVDAVFDSVSVATTFREKLYKAGVIFCSFSEAVREHPELVERYLGTVVPFSDNFFAALNSAVFSDGSFCYVPKGVKCPMELSTYFRINAADTGQFERTLLIADEGASVSYLEGCTAPMRDTNQLHAAVVELVALDGASIKYSTVQNWYPGDAEGRGGIYNFVTKRGIAHQRAKISWTQVETGSAITWKYPSVILKGDDSVGEFYSVALTNHRQQADTGTKMVHIGKNTRSTIVSKGISAGRGQNTYRGQVKMLKSAANARNYTQCDSLLLGDECGAHTLPYIEVKNATAQVEHEASTSKIGEDQLFYCRQRGISQEDAVSMIVNGFCRQVFKELPMEFAVEAQKLLGVSLEGSVG
- a CDS encoding SUF system Fe-S cluster assembly regulator: MLRMSKMTDYGIVLMTELARADGETRTTRELAARTHVALPSASKVLKGLLQAGLVVSHRGANGGYGLARPAEAISLAELVSALEGPVSLTECGQHQGKPAGPCELESVCQVRGHWRLINQAIQEALGKLTLADLRAPAPRMPERLVGLGLPASISAPASVTGVRS
- the sufC gene encoding Fe-S cluster assembly ATPase SufC, which gives rise to MASLLSIQDLHARVGGKDILKGINLEVGAGEVHAIMGPNGSGKSTLASVLAGRETYEVTKGTVRFDGKDLLGTPPEERAKAGVFLGFQYPVEIPGVGNLHFLRTALNAQRRAKGEEELDAMDFLSLAKEKAKLVQLDAAFMNRSVNEGFSGGEKKRNEIFQMAVLQPRLALLDETDSGLDIDALRIVAGGVNALRAKDRAIVMITHYQRLLDYIVPDHVHVMSAGRIVRSGGRELALELEEKGYGWIGGEGAGKAKEARP